The Vibrio penaeicida sequence CCGGCGTACGTATCCAAAATTTTATTAGAGACGGTACGTGAGGCTTGAGAGCTATTGAGTGTGAAGGCAACTCGATTATCCGGTGTTTGCATCGCCTGGCTTTTCACCAACCCGCTCGGGTCTGTCAGGCTGACGCTAGGGGAGCCGACCATGTTAAACATTGCGCGGTACAGCAGAATAGAATGTAACATTTCTTCATAGGGCATGGTGGTGGCGATGTGATCAATTTCCGTTAGATACGCTTGTAGCTCGGCAGGCTCATTCCATTCAAACTCTCGCTCCCAATGAGCGGGTTGGTCAGATTCATCAACCAGATAAATCAAGCTTTCTCCGGGGCCTTGAATGGCTGGTAACCCGTGCGTATCCGAGCCCGTATTACCGTGAACTTGGTAACAGAGCTTATTGGCGCGGTCGAGCAATTTAGGAACGTCGGTACAAGTTAACCCAACAGCACAGACTGAGGCGCCATGTTTTTGGTGATATTGTTGCGCGAAGCTATCAGGTTCAAGGTTCATGACTAGGTTAATACTTCCCTGACGCCATAGTTCTACGTTCTTCTTCTTGTGAGTTCCAGCGTGGTAAAACCCTAGGTTACCGAGCAGTAACGTAAGCGCCTCTCGCTCTTTGATATTAAGGGCGAACTCTATAAATTGGACTTCAGAAGGCGGAAGTGTTTTGGGCAATAATGAACTTGATGGAAGCACATTAGTTCCGGCTACATGATCTTGTCTATTGGCTGGCTTAGATGCCTTAATATCTTCACTTCTATTGTTGGCAAAAACCAAGGAGCGGTATCCATCAATAGCGGTTTTTTCTGGAGAACTTGATCGAAATTGGTCGTTAAAAATTTCGAGAGAAAATGGACCGTCATATCCTGTAGCGTGAAGATTTTTCATAAATTGATCTAGGGGAAGCTCTCCTTGACCGGGGAAGCAGCGAAAATGTCGACTCCAACTCAGGTGGTCCATAGAGAGACGCGGAGCGTCGGCGGCTTGCACTAGGAAAATCTTTTCCCCTGGAATGTTCAGCATAGAATCAATTTCGGTCCCTCTAGAGAAAATATGGAACGTATCTAAACAAACGCCTATTTTCTCGTGATTGGCTCGGCGAACAATTTCCCAAGAGTCTCTGTAGTCAAATACATGCTTACCCCACGCGAGAGCTTCATAGGCGACTCGCTTCTCTCTTTTCTCCGCGATAGATCCTAATTCACTAAAGTCGTCGGCAGCTCTTTGAATTCCACCTAAGGCATGCGGCGAACAACTGCTGCAAACCATAAGAAGATCGGTCCCAGCTCATCCATAATGTCGAATTTTTGATTGGCTCGCTGAAAGATACGATCACGATACGGTGCGGGTAAGCCTTCAAAATCTCTCAATGGTTGATAAGCAACGACGCTCAACCCGTTATCATCAAGCATTGAGCGAATTTCTTTTATTGAACCGTTATGGTTGATCAAGTCGGCTTCAAAAATTTCAATTCCACGAAAACCCGCTTTGGCGCTGGCTTCAATTTTTTGTCTTAATGATCCTGAAAGACAAATCGTCGCAATAGAATAAAGCATCACCATTACCCCCTTGTTTGGTGAATTAACCCTTTGATGGCTAAAGCGTATCCCTGAATGCCAAACCCTACGATGATTCCATTTGCTACAGGGGAAATATAAGAGTGGTTTCTGAAAGCTTCTCGAGCGTGGACATTAGAAATATGGGTTTCAATCGTGGGTACTTGAGTGCCTTTAATAGCATCATGCAATGCTACCGAGGTATGAGTGAAAGCGCCGGGGTTAAAGACAACGCCCAGAATTGAACCGTTCTTTACACCGATGCCCGCCTCATGAAACCAGTCAATAAGCACACCTTCATGATTGCTTTGCATGAATTTGATGGTCACACCATGCTCTTTAGCGGTTTGATGACAAAGTGCCTCTACATCATCTAACGTAGAATTACCGTATTGTTCAGGTTCCCG is a genomic window containing:
- a CDS encoding bifunctional sugar phosphate isomerase/epimerase/4-hydroxyphenylpyruvate dioxygenase family protein, translated to MVCSSCSPHALGGIQRAADDFSELGSIAEKREKRVAYEALAWGKHVFDYRDSWEIVRRANHEKIGVCLDTFHIFSRGTEIDSMLNIPGEKIFLVQAADAPRLSMDHLSWSRHFRCFPGQGELPLDQFMKNLHATGYDGPFSLEIFNDQFRSSSPEKTAIDGYRSLVFANNRSEDIKASKPANRQDHVAGTNVLPSSSLLPKTLPPSEVQFIEFALNIKEREALTLLLGNLGFYHAGTHKKKNVELWRQGSINLVMNLEPDSFAQQYHQKHGASVCAVGLTCTDVPKLLDRANKLCYQVHGNTGSDTHGLPAIQGPGESLIYLVDESDQPAHWEREFEWNEPAELQAYLTEIDHIATTMPYEEMLHSILLYRAMFNMVGSPSVSLTDPSGLVKSQAMQTPDNRVAFTLNSSQASRTVSNKILDTYAGTGVNHIAFSTRDIFAMAEKLASLNVKTMPVTDNYYDDLATRFGLSSEQLSLMRRFNILYDEDEHGVFYQLYSELFEGRFCFEIVQRDGYRGFGAPNSQIRMTMQAKELESL
- a CDS encoding sugar phosphate isomerase/epimerase family protein; translated protein: MLYSIATICLSGSLRQKIEASAKAGFRGIEIFEADLINHNGSIKEIRSMLDDNGLSVVAYQPLRDFEGLPAPYRDRIFQRANQKFDIMDELGPIFLWFAAVVRRMP
- the aroQ gene encoding type II 3-dehydroquinate dehydratase gives rise to the protein MSSIFVINGPNLNLLGQREPEQYGNSTLDDVEALCHQTAKEHGVTIKFMQSNHEGVLIDWFHEAGIGVKNGSILGVVFNPGAFTHTSVALHDAIKGTQVPTIETHISNVHAREAFRNHSYISPVANGIIVGFGIQGYALAIKGLIHQTRG